In the Clostridium sporogenes genome, one interval contains:
- a CDS encoding dicarboxylate/amino acid:cation symporter, producing the protein MNKLGLLTKLVLGIIFGILIGFISKTLGMYHVVRALNTFSGLFGGFLNFSIPLIIIGFVAPGIADLGKGSGKLLGITVLFSYISTIIAGIAAFLLGQSILPKLIKNSGNVFKSNIYLEPFFKVDIPPIMGVMSALVLAFALGICIPYIKGIHLLEVTKDFKGIVEIIVKNVIIPLVPIHIAGIFSKLTASGEIIQTLKTFSSVYLIIIPLQIAYIVLQYSIAYVVSRKNPVKAIRNMVPGYTMALGTQSSAASIPVNLQCAKKNEVSEEVADFVIPLCATIHLAGDTITLVLGAMGIMIISGQVPTAAMMIPYIFMLGVTMVAAPGIPGGGVYATLGLLKDMLMFNPVQQGLMIAIHFAQDSFGTATNVCGDGAIAIVVDKLFRKESISHEKMIKEEVFGEVI; encoded by the coding sequence ATGAACAAACTAGGTCTTTTAACTAAATTAGTTTTAGGAATTATATTTGGTATTTTAATAGGGTTTATATCCAAAACTTTAGGCATGTATCATGTCGTTAGGGCTTTAAATACATTTTCAGGATTATTTGGAGGATTTCTTAATTTCTCCATACCATTGATTATAATAGGTTTTGTAGCACCGGGTATTGCAGATTTAGGAAAAGGATCAGGAAAGCTATTAGGAATAACTGTATTATTTTCCTACATATCTACTATAATAGCTGGAATAGCTGCGTTTTTATTAGGTCAATCTATACTGCCAAAACTAATTAAAAATAGTGGTAATGTGTTTAAATCAAATATATATTTAGAACCATTTTTTAAAGTAGACATACCACCCATTATGGGAGTAATGTCAGCTTTGGTCTTAGCCTTTGCACTAGGAATTTGTATCCCTTATATAAAAGGAATACATCTTTTAGAAGTCACAAAGGATTTTAAAGGAATAGTTGAAATAATAGTTAAAAATGTAATAATCCCATTAGTTCCTATACATATAGCAGGTATATTTTCAAAACTAACAGCTTCGGGAGAAATAATTCAAACATTAAAGACTTTTTCATCAGTATATTTGATAATAATACCGCTTCAAATAGCCTATATAGTACTGCAATATTCTATAGCTTATGTTGTTTCAAGAAAAAATCCAGTTAAGGCTATAAGAAATATGGTACCAGGATATACTATGGCTTTAGGAACTCAGTCCTCAGCAGCATCTATACCTGTAAATTTACAATGTGCCAAGAAAAATGAGGTGTCAGAAGAAGTTGCAGATTTTGTAATACCTTTATGTGCTACAATACATTTAGCAGGAGATACTATAACTTTAGTATTAGGAGCTATGGGTATAATGATTATATCAGGTCAAGTACCAACAGCAGCTATGATGATACCATATATATTTATGTTGGGAGTTACTATGGTAGCGGCACCAGGAATACCTGGTGGTGGGGTATACGCTACTTTAGGTCTATTAAAAGATATGCTTATGTTTAACCCAGTACAACAAGGATTGATGATAGCTATACATTTTGCACAAGATAGCTTTGGGACAGCTACAAATGTTTGTGGAGATGGAGCTATAGCTATAGTTGTAGATAAATTATTTAGAAAAGAAAGCATTTCTCATGAAAAAATGATTAAAGAAGAAGTATTTGGAGAGGTTATATAA
- a CDS encoding ABC transporter substrate-binding protein: MKKIICLLLSFILIFFSGCVEKNKEVSSDEGIRDYLIYNVETIPKDLIMLEEVSQREEDLLLSLFDGLVGLDKNNNIVPELSEKWEVSKDGIDYKFYIKDNLHWSNGKTIVAQDFESFFKDILTYCKENNIRFNELDSVYGVKDYLANGNLENVAIKAKENNMLEIRLNNKDPYFLNTLSKPKYKLREIDNKAKNYKKSVNEILYTGAFCINKIEKDKITINKNNKYWDKENIKINKIVLKSIQNTEEALANLKTSKLDLFMNPPIAEINNLSKEEIISKKLSLESGSIIFNKKDYIDLNFKKAIDSCISREDMCSKVLYGKAVPALAYVPNNIAQNDNISYGKNYFSLNKNLKRAKEFLEKSEYIKEKKDLNIILIEDPISNKIVNNIMDELKENLDININLISCKDKDELDKKIKDGEYDLAFVTNKAKNNDPLHFLSRVNSDSLQYQEFLNKSKSEEDMWKKVEYINKAQDVLVKDLYEIPICFFYDMLCKKSRVQGEYITIYGNVVLKKITLAPYI, from the coding sequence ATGAAAAAGATTATATGTTTATTACTAAGTTTTATATTAATTTTTTTTAGTGGTTGTGTAGAAAAAAATAAAGAAGTTAGTTCAGATGAAGGGATAAGAGATTACTTAATATATAATGTAGAAACTATTCCTAAGGACTTAATTATGTTAGAAGAAGTTTCGCAAAGAGAAGAAGACTTATTATTAAGTTTATTCGATGGATTAGTAGGATTAGATAAAAATAATAATATTGTTCCAGAATTATCAGAAAAATGGGAAGTTAGTAAAGATGGTATAGATTATAAATTTTACATAAAAGATAATTTGCACTGGAGTAATGGAAAAACAATAGTTGCCCAAGACTTTGAGAGCTTTTTTAAAGATATTCTTACATATTGTAAGGAAAATAATATAAGATTTAATGAATTAGATTCAGTATATGGAGTTAAAGATTATTTAGCCAATGGCAACTTAGAAAATGTAGCTATAAAAGCTAAAGAAAATAACATGTTGGAAATAAGATTAAATAATAAAGATCCATATTTTTTAAATACCTTATCTAAGCCTAAATATAAATTAAGAGAAATAGATAATAAGGCTAAAAATTATAAAAAAAGTGTTAATGAAATATTATATACAGGTGCATTTTGTATAAATAAAATTGAAAAAGATAAAATAACAATTAATAAAAATAATAAATATTGGGATAAAGAAAATATAAAAATTAATAAAATAGTACTTAAATCTATACAAAATACCGAAGAAGCTTTGGCTAATTTAAAAACTTCCAAATTGGACTTGTTTATGAATCCTCCTATAGCTGAAATTAATAATTTAAGCAAAGAAGAAATTATATCTAAAAAATTATCTTTAGAATCAGGAAGTATAATATTTAATAAAAAAGATTATATAGACTTAAATTTTAAAAAAGCCATAGACAGTTGTATTAGTAGAGAAGATATGTGTTCAAAAGTATTATATGGGAAAGCAGTACCTGCACTTGCTTATGTACCAAATAATATAGCTCAAAATGATAATATAAGCTATGGGAAAAATTACTTTAGCTTAAATAAAAATTTAAAAAGAGCAAAAGAATTTTTAGAGAAAAGTGAATATATAAAAGAAAAAAAAGATTTAAATATTATATTAATAGAAGATCCTATTTCTAATAAAATAGTTAATAATATAATGGATGAATTAAAAGAAAACTTAGATATAAATATTAATTTAATTAGTTGTAAAGATAAAGATGAATTAGATAAAAAAATTAAAGATGGGGAATATGACTTAGCTTTTGTTACAAATAAAGCTAAAAATAATGATCCGTTACATTTTTTATCAAGGGTTAATAGTGATTCATTACAATATCAAGAATTTTTAAATAAAAGCAAATCAGAAGAAGATATGTGGAAAAAGGTAGAATATATTAATAAGGCACAAGATGTTTTGGTTAAGGATTTATATGAAATTCCTATTTGCTTTTTTTATGATATGCTATGTAAAAAAAGTAGGGTACAAGGAGAATACATTACTATCTATGGCAATGTTGTTTTAAAAAAAATAACCTTAGCACCCTATATTTAA
- the gatB gene encoding Asp-tRNA(Asn)/Glu-tRNA(Gln) amidotransferase subunit GatB: protein MDFEAVIGLEVHAELSTNTKIYCGCTTEFGGQPNTHVCPICLGLPGSLPQLNKRVVEYGIKAGLALNCSINKVCRMDRKNYFYPDCPKNYQITQDEVPICRDGYIEIELENGEKKKIGIERIHMEEDAGKLLHTNAGTLVDYNRAGVPLIEVVSKPDIRTPEEATKYLEKLKSILSSIEVSDCKMEQGSLRCDGNISVMPKGSEKFGVRSEIKNMNSFKALEKALLYEYDRHVEAVNKGETLEQETRRWDEANSVTVLMRSKEKANDYRYFPEGDLVTLNISDEWIEEIRKTIPELPHEKAERFVKQFGIPKYDAMVLTLTMDMAKFFEETAIKSEDAKAASNWLMGDISRLMNEKTMEVKDLKFNPEQLAELIKLINAGTISNNIGKKVLDEMFKSGKNPKDIVEEKGLVQNNDEGAILEVVKKVIENNPQSIEDFKNGKKRALGFLVGLIMKETKGKANPQIVNKLVNEEANKM, encoded by the coding sequence ATGGATTTTGAAGCAGTTATAGGATTAGAAGTTCATGCTGAGCTTTCAACAAATACTAAAATATATTGTGGATGCACTACAGAATTTGGTGGTCAACCTAATACTCATGTTTGTCCAATATGTTTAGGATTACCGGGTTCTCTACCTCAATTAAATAAAAGAGTAGTAGAGTATGGAATTAAGGCAGGTTTAGCTTTAAATTGTTCTATAAATAAAGTTTGTAGAATGGATAGAAAAAATTATTTTTATCCAGATTGCCCTAAAAATTATCAAATAACTCAAGATGAAGTTCCAATATGTAGAGATGGATATATTGAAATAGAGTTAGAAAATGGGGAAAAGAAAAAAATAGGCATAGAAAGAATACATATGGAAGAAGATGCTGGAAAATTACTTCATACTAATGCCGGAACACTAGTAGATTATAATAGAGCCGGAGTACCATTAATTGAGGTAGTATCAAAACCAGATATAAGAACTCCAGAAGAAGCTACAAAATATTTGGAAAAATTAAAGAGTATATTATCTTCAATAGAAGTTTCAGATTGTAAAATGGAACAAGGCTCTTTAAGATGCGATGGTAATATATCTGTAATGCCTAAAGGTAGCGAAAAGTTTGGAGTAAGATCAGAAATAAAAAATATGAATTCTTTTAAAGCTTTAGAAAAGGCTCTTTTATATGAGTATGATAGACATGTAGAGGCTGTAAATAAGGGAGAAACTTTAGAGCAAGAAACAAGAAGATGGGATGAAGCTAATTCTGTTACAGTGCTTATGAGAAGTAAAGAGAAAGCTAATGATTATAGATATTTCCCAGAGGGAGATTTAGTTACTTTAAATATTTCAGATGAATGGATAGAAGAAATAAGAAAAACTATACCAGAATTACCACATGAAAAAGCTGAAAGATTCGTAAAACAATTTGGAATACCTAAATACGATGCTATGGTGTTAACTTTAACAATGGATATGGCTAAGTTCTTCGAAGAAACTGCTATAAAAAGTGAAGATGCAAAAGCAGCTTCTAACTGGTTAATGGGTGATATTTCAAGACTTATGAATGAAAAAACTATGGAAGTTAAAGATTTAAAATTTAATCCAGAACAGTTAGCAGAATTAATTAAATTAATAAATGCTGGAACCATATCTAACAATATAGGTAAGAAAGTATTAGATGAGATGTTTAAGTCAGGTAAAAATCCTAAAGATATAGTTGAAGAAAAAGGATTAGTTCAAAATAATGATGAAGGTGCTATATTAGAAGTAGTTAAAAAGGTTATAGAGAATAATCCACAATCTATAGAAGACTTTAAAAATGGAAAGAAGAGAGCTTTAGGCTTCCTTGTAGGTCTTATAATGAAAGAAACAAAAGGTAAGGCTAATCCTCAAATAGTAAATAAATTAGTAAATGAAGAAGCAAATAAAATGTAG
- a CDS encoding XTP/dITP diphosphatase: protein MTKEVIVASNNKDKIREIKEILREFNINALSMKEAGIDIDIEEDGNTFMENAYKKAATIHEILPNYMVIADDSGLMVDVLNGAPGIYSARFAGEHGNYKKNNKKLLRELEGKKAEERSAKFVCSIVFIINKDNVIKVQGEINGVIGEKEIGEGGFGYDPLFYILEYNKTFAQMDSKTKNSISHRGEALKNLKCELEKYI, encoded by the coding sequence ATGACAAAAGAAGTTATTGTTGCAAGTAATAATAAGGATAAAATAAGAGAAATAAAAGAAATATTAAGAGAATTTAATATAAATGCTTTATCAATGAAAGAAGCTGGAATTGATATAGACATAGAAGAGGATGGAAATACATTTATGGAAAATGCTTATAAAAAGGCAGCTACTATACATGAAATTTTACCAAATTATATGGTAATCGCCGATGATTCAGGTCTTATGGTAGATGTTTTAAATGGAGCACCAGGTATATATTCTGCTAGATTTGCAGGTGAACATGGAAATTATAAAAAAAATAATAAAAAGTTATTAAGGGAATTAGAGGGGAAAAAAGCGGAAGAAAGAAGCGCTAAATTTGTTTGTTCTATAGTATTTATAATAAATAAAGATAATGTAATAAAAGTTCAAGGTGAAATTAATGGGGTTATAGGAGAAAAAGAAATTGGAGAAGGTGGATTTGGGTATGACCCTTTATTCTATATACTAGAATATAATAAAACTTTTGCACAAATGGACTCTAAGACTAAAAATTCTATAAGTCATAGGGGAGAGGCATTAAAAAATTTAAAATGTGAATTAGAAAAATATATATAG
- a CDS encoding metallophosphoesterase gives MKIGVISDTHRYIGDATSLINSLGNVDLIVHLGDNIEDVEILSSVYKGKIINVRGNCDFSKKIPSELIEEIGRRRFFITHGNRYDVKYDLSKLRYRALELEADIVLFGHTHVSQIEYIDGIWFINPGSPTLPRNGVRSVAIIGIEEDKIVPVIKKI, from the coding sequence TTGAAAATAGGTGTTATTAGCGATACCCATAGATATATAGGAGATGCAACTTCTCTCATAAATAGTTTAGGTAATGTAGATTTAATAGTTCATTTAGGAGATAATATAGAGGATGTAGAGATATTATCTTCTGTTTATAAAGGAAAAATTATAAACGTAAGAGGAAATTGTGATTTTTCAAAAAAGATTCCGTCTGAATTAATAGAAGAAATAGGGAGAAGGAGATTCTTTATAACACATGGGAATAGGTATGATGTAAAATATGATTTATCTAAATTAAGATATAGAGCATTAGAACTAGAAGCAGATATAGTCTTATTTGGTCATACACATGTATCTCAAATAGAGTACATAGATGGAATATGGTTTATTAATCCAGGTAGTCCTACTCTACCCAGAAATGGTGTTAGAAGTGTTGCTATTATAGGCATTGAAGAGGATAAAATAGTCCCCGTTATAAAGAAAATATAA
- a CDS encoding 2-hydroxyacyl-CoA dehydratase family protein: MNKLPEFIKDFSEARRNAFVKMKEIKDEGGKIVGVYCGFAPWEVIAASGAVAAWLCGMDEEPIEDAEKYLPRNLCPLIKSSYGFAITEKCPFYYFSDMLLGETTCDGKKKMYELLSEMKPMYVMNIPQTPYGQDSYDYYKKAIIKLKEELEKNLKVEITEEKLKETIKLRNRERMALRDYYSLSKLCPPPMTGYNLRRVIQGTLYLSDKEKEIEDINNIIRETMKKYNEGERPVSKEDKRILVTGCPLGDSTEKVIEAIENNGGVVVCYENCSGAKDESLLVDEEKDAVDALTERYLRTACACMSPNDNRIEYLDYLIDEYEVEGVVEVILQACHTYNVESDRIKIFVKNNKKMPYLKIETDYSKKDLGQLKTRVEAFIEML; encoded by the coding sequence ATGAATAAATTACCAGAATTTATAAAAGATTTTAGTGAAGCGAGAAGAAATGCATTTGTAAAGATGAAAGAAATTAAAGACGAAGGTGGTAAAATAGTAGGAGTTTATTGTGGATTTGCTCCTTGGGAAGTAATAGCTGCATCAGGGGCAGTTGCAGCATGGCTTTGCGGTATGGATGAGGAACCTATAGAAGATGCAGAAAAATATTTGCCAAGGAATTTATGTCCATTAATAAAATCAAGCTATGGTTTTGCAATAACAGAAAAATGCCCATTTTATTATTTTTCAGATATGCTTTTAGGAGAAACCACTTGTGATGGAAAAAAGAAAATGTATGAATTATTAAGTGAAATGAAACCTATGTATGTTATGAATATACCACAGACTCCATATGGACAAGACTCTTATGATTATTATAAAAAAGCAATTATAAAGCTTAAAGAGGAATTAGAAAAAAATTTGAAGGTAGAAATTACGGAAGAAAAGTTAAAAGAAACAATTAAATTAAGAAATAGGGAAAGGATGGCTTTAAGAGACTATTATAGCTTATCAAAACTTTGTCCACCACCTATGACAGGTTATAATCTAAGAAGAGTAATACAAGGAACTTTATATTTATCAGACAAAGAAAAAGAAATAGAGGATATAAATAATATAATAAGAGAGACAATGAAAAAATATAATGAAGGTGAAAGGCCTGTTTCTAAAGAAGATAAAAGAATACTTGTAACAGGATGTCCTTTAGGTGATTCTACTGAAAAAGTGATAGAAGCTATAGAAAATAATGGAGGAGTAGTGGTCTGTTATGAAAATTGTAGTGGTGCAAAAGATGAAAGCTTATTAGTAGATGAAGAAAAGGATGCGGTAGATGCACTAACAGAAAGATATTTAAGAACAGCGTGTGCTTGTATGAGCCCCAATGACAATAGAATAGAATATTTAGATTATTTAATAGATGAATATGAGGTAGAGGGGGTAGTAGAAGTTATATTACAGGCGTGTCATACTTATAATGTAGAATCAGATAGAATAAAAATTTTTGTAAAAAATAATAAAAAAATGCCTTATTTAAAAATAGAAACGGACTATTCTAAGAAAGATTTAGGCCAATTAAAAACCAGAGTCGAGGCTTTTATAGAAATGTTATAA
- the gatA gene encoding Asp-tRNA(Asn)/Glu-tRNA(Gln) amidotransferase subunit GatA, with protein sequence MDLTKLTAHELKDMLSNKEVKAEEITKAFLDRINTVDDKLGAYLYVSEEEAMKKAKEVDEKIEKNEELKALSGIPVGIKDNINVKGMQNTCASKILEGYTSPYDAHVTEKIKQEEGIILGKLNMDEFAMGSSTENSAFKLAKNPWDLERVPGGSSGGSAVAVAGCESPLALGTDTGGSVRQPASFCGVVGLKPTYGRISRSGVVAFGSTLDQVGPMGKDVEDCALLTSVIAGLDKKDFTTVDKEVPDYKKSLTKDIKGKRIGIPKEFFGDGLDKNVRKSVEEAIKALEANGAEVKPCSLPLMDYALSAYYIISSAEASSNLARFDGIRYGYRSKNFKDAKDIYLKSRSEGFGDEVKRRIMLGTYVLSAGYYDAYYKKALKVRKLIKDDFQRVFKEFDAIVSPTSPTTAFKVGEKKDDVMAMYLSDIYTVPISVAGVPAISLPCGMVDGLPVGLQIISDYFKEDVLFNLAYSYEQSVDFHKMRADF encoded by the coding sequence ATGGATTTAACTAAATTAACAGCACATGAATTAAAAGATATGCTTTCAAATAAAGAAGTTAAAGCTGAAGAAATTACAAAAGCTTTTTTAGATAGAATAAATACAGTAGATGACAAGTTGGGTGCATATTTGTATGTATCAGAAGAAGAAGCTATGAAAAAGGCTAAAGAAGTTGATGAAAAAATAGAAAAAAATGAAGAATTAAAAGCTTTATCAGGAATACCAGTAGGTATAAAAGATAACATAAATGTAAAAGGAATGCAAAATACATGTGCATCTAAAATATTAGAAGGTTATACTTCACCTTATGATGCTCATGTAACAGAAAAAATAAAACAAGAAGAAGGAATAATCCTTGGAAAATTAAACATGGATGAGTTTGCTATGGGATCATCTACAGAAAATAGTGCATTTAAATTAGCTAAGAATCCATGGGATTTAGAAAGAGTACCAGGTGGATCTTCAGGTGGATCTGCAGTAGCAGTAGCAGGATGTGAATCTCCACTAGCATTAGGAACAGATACTGGAGGTTCAGTAAGACAACCAGCATCTTTTTGTGGTGTAGTTGGTTTAAAACCTACATATGGAAGAATATCAAGATCAGGGGTTGTAGCTTTTGGTTCTACATTAGATCAAGTAGGCCCAATGGGAAAAGATGTAGAGGATTGCGCTTTATTAACATCAGTTATAGCAGGACTTGATAAAAAGGATTTTACAACAGTAGATAAGGAAGTACCTGATTATAAAAAAAGTTTAACTAAAGATATAAAGGGTAAAAGAATTGGTATTCCAAAAGAGTTTTTTGGAGATGGACTGGATAAGAATGTGAGAAAATCTGTAGAAGAAGCTATAAAGGCATTAGAGGCAAATGGAGCAGAAGTAAAACCATGTTCTTTACCATTAATGGATTATGCTCTATCAGCTTATTATATAATATCTAGTGCGGAAGCTTCATCAAACTTAGCTAGATTTGACGGAATAAGATATGGGTATAGATCCAAAAACTTTAAAGATGCTAAGGATATATATTTAAAATCTAGAAGTGAAGGTTTTGGAGATGAAGTTAAGAGAAGAATAATGCTAGGAACTTATGTATTGTCAGCGGGATATTATGATGCTTACTACAAAAAGGCATTAAAAGTAAGAAAACTTATAAAGGATGATTTCCAAAGAGTATTCAAAGAATTTGATGCTATAGTATCACCAACATCACCAACAACAGCCTTTAAGGTAGGAGAAAAGAAGGATGATGTAATGGCAATGTATCTTTCAGATATATATACTGTTCCAATCAGTGTAGCAGGAGTACCAGCTATATCATTACCATGTGGTATGGTAGATGGACTTCCAGTAGGACTTCAAATTATATCAGATTATTTTAAAGAAGATGTATTATTTAATTTAGCATATAGTTATGAACAATCAGTAGATTTTCATAAAATGAGAGCGGATTTTTAA
- the ligA gene encoding NAD-dependent DNA ligase LigA, giving the protein MNSKLERMEELVEELNQYAREYYLLDNPSVSDKEYDLKYDELVSLEKETKVMLSYSPTQRVGDNILSEFSKYTHKGRLWSLDKAQNIDQLIEWHNRNLKVIEQYNDMSEEKLPELRYIVTKKFDGLTVNCTYDENGILIKGATRGTGIIGEDITAQIKTIKTVPLKIKNKHVIEIHGEAIMTKEVFEEYNKNAKVPLKNLRNGAAGALRNLDIKETARRNLSAFFYDIGYNEGPEFKSYTEMMKFIKDMGLPQDNYIKECTNMEEVEKEIQYIESIREELEYDIDGAVIVVDDIKTREILGYTIKFPKWAIAYKFEAKEITTKLLEVEWNVGRSGRVTPTALLEPVELGGVTVKRATLNNMDDIRRKNVKLGAKVLVRRSNDVIPEIMGVVEESLEETEEIEVPEKCPYCGSHLVQNGVHYYCENTLSCKPQMVKSIVHFASREAMNIAGFSEKTAEQLFEELDIKSIADLYKIKKEELLTLEKFKDKKSQNLIDAIKNSKDCDLASFIYALGIPNVGKKTANDLVAKFKTLESIENATIEELVEVPDVGEIVAKSIHDFFADEKIINNIEELLNLGVKPYYEEEIINENPFMNKTIVVTGSLNNYSRGEIKDKLQSLGAKVSSSVSKNTDYVLAGEKPGSKYDKAVNLEIKVIDEDEFFNMIK; this is encoded by the coding sequence ATGAATAGCAAGTTAGAGAGAATGGAAGAACTTGTAGAAGAATTAAATCAGTATGCCCGAGAGTATTATTTATTAGATAATCCTAGTGTATCTGATAAAGAATATGATTTAAAATATGATGAATTAGTAAGTTTAGAGAAAGAAACTAAAGTTATGTTATCTTATTCACCAACCCAAAGGGTAGGAGACAATATATTAAGTGAGTTTAGTAAATATACTCATAAAGGAAGGCTTTGGAGTTTAGATAAAGCTCAAAATATAGATCAATTGATAGAATGGCATAATAGAAATTTAAAAGTTATAGAGCAATATAATGATATGAGTGAGGAAAAATTACCAGAGTTAAGATATATAGTTACTAAAAAATTTGATGGATTAACAGTAAACTGTACCTATGATGAGAATGGCATTTTAATAAAGGGTGCTACTAGGGGAACAGGAATTATAGGTGAAGATATAACAGCTCAAATAAAAACTATAAAGACAGTTCCATTAAAAATAAAAAATAAACATGTTATAGAGATACATGGAGAAGCTATAATGACTAAAGAAGTTTTTGAAGAATATAATAAAAATGCTAAAGTTCCATTAAAAAATTTAAGAAATGGTGCAGCAGGAGCCCTTAGAAATTTAGATATTAAAGAAACTGCTAGGAGAAATTTATCTGCATTTTTTTATGATATAGGTTATAATGAAGGTCCAGAATTTAAAAGTTATACAGAAATGATGAAATTTATAAAAGATATGGGATTGCCTCAAGATAATTATATTAAAGAGTGTACTAACATGGAAGAAGTAGAAAAAGAAATTCAATATATAGAATCTATAAGGGAAGAACTTGAGTATGATATAGATGGAGCGGTAATTGTCGTAGATGATATTAAAACAAGAGAAATATTAGGATATACTATAAAATTCCCTAAATGGGCTATAGCTTATAAATTTGAAGCTAAGGAAATTACTACAAAGCTTTTAGAGGTAGAATGGAATGTAGGAAGAAGTGGAAGAGTTACTCCAACTGCATTATTGGAGCCTGTAGAACTAGGTGGTGTTACAGTAAAAAGAGCTACACTAAATAATATGGATGATATTCGAAGAAAAAATGTAAAATTAGGTGCTAAAGTTTTAGTTAGAAGATCTAATGATGTTATACCTGAGATAATGGGAGTAGTAGAAGAATCATTGGAAGAAACTGAAGAAATAGAGGTACCAGAAAAATGTCCTTATTGTGGTAGCCATTTAGTACAAAACGGAGTGCATTATTATTGTGAAAATACATTATCTTGTAAACCACAAATGGTAAAAAGTATAGTTCATTTTGCTAGCAGAGAAGCTATGAATATAGCAGGATTCAGTGAAAAAACTGCAGAACAACTTTTTGAAGAATTAGATATAAAATCTATAGCAGATTTGTATAAAATTAAAAAAGAAGAACTATTAACTTTAGAAAAATTTAAGGATAAAAAGTCTCAAAATCTTATAGATGCTATAAAAAATAGTAAAGATTGTGACTTAGCATCATTTATATATGCATTAGGAATACCTAATGTAGGTAAAAAAACTGCCAATGATTTAGTAGCTAAATTTAAAACATTAGAAAGTATAGAAAATGCAACAATAGAAGAATTAGTGGAAGTGCCAGATGTGGGAGAAATAGTAGCTAAGAGTATACATGACTTTTTTGCTGATGAAAAAATCATAAATAATATAGAGGAATTATTAAATTTAGGTGTAAAACCTTATTATGAAGAAGAAATAATTAATGAAAACCCTTTTATGAACAAAACTATAGTTGTAACAGGAAGCTTGAATAATTATAGTAGAGGGGAAATAAAAGATAAATTACAGTCCTTAGGAGCAAAAGTTTCAAGTAGTGTTAGTAAAAATACAGATTATGTCTTAGCAGGAGAAAAACCAGGATCTAAATATGATAAAGCAGTTAATTTAGAAATAAAAGTAATAGATGAAGATGAATTTTTCAATATGATTAAATAA
- a CDS encoding hydroxymyristoyl-ACP dehydratase, translated as MNITCSEKCKNNKNGRCILNYVSPFLSIHEESANCAYFLPINSSKDKATIK; from the coding sequence ATGAATATAACTTGTTCTGAAAAATGTAAAAATAATAAAAATGGAAGATGCATATTAAATTACGTCAGTCCCTTTTTAAGTATTCACGAAGAAAGTGCTAATTGTGCTTATTTTCTTCCTATTAACTCATCTAAAGACAAAGCTACTATAAAATAA
- the gatC gene encoding Asp-tRNA(Asn)/Glu-tRNA(Gln) amidotransferase subunit GatC, with translation MSVSKKDVEYVAELARLEFKEEEKDNFVNDLNKILNYMEKLDELNTDDVDIVVNPYYIENKYREDNVEKSMELEEVIDNAPESLEEYVIVPKVID, from the coding sequence ATGTCAGTTTCAAAGAAAGATGTAGAATATGTAGCAGAACTTGCAAGATTAGAATTTAAAGAAGAAGAAAAAGATAATTTTGTAAATGACTTAAATAAAATATTAAACTATATGGAAAAATTAGATGAATTAAATACTGATGATGTGGATATAGTAGTAAATCCATATTATATTGAAAACAAATATAGAGAAGATAATGTAGAAAAATCTATGGAATTAGAAGAAGTTATAGATAATGCACCAGAAAGCTTAGAGGAATATGTAATTGTTCCTAAAGTTATAGACTAA